Below is a window of Schistocerca cancellata isolate TAMUIC-IGC-003103 chromosome 4, iqSchCanc2.1, whole genome shotgun sequence DNA.
CTTTATTCTCCTGTACAAAACAGTTCCAGTAACAAAACTTTGAACTTTTTACAATCACAAGTCATCTTGCCTCTGAGAAACACATACATTCTGTCTGAAAAATGGCATGAAAATAGAATGAACGTAAGTATGAAAACATTAAAATATATGTACAAGCAAAATATTTTACaatcatgcaccgacatagtttaAATACTATCTTGCATATAACTACTCGTGAGCGAGAAAGTAGAAGCTAACGAGAAAAGAGAAGCTAGCTTCACTTTTTAACGAATACTGCAACCGAAAAAAATCACAGAATGCTGTTACCAGCTTTGTACCTTTAACGCATTTGAATTAAATTTCAGTCTATAGTAAACAGTAAAAGGGCTCGCGGCAGTGAAACTAGATTTGCCCTACCCTGCATGAAACAGTCAGCCCTGTTTCTTCAGATACATCACAGATTCCTCACATGTTTGTACATTTAGTAAAGcataaattaacagactttggaaatCTCTCTCTCTATGCATTCATCTAACAACGTTCAAGCTCGTTCTTTTCCTTTGAAAATGACGTAGACAAAAAAACACGACTGGCCGCTTCGATAGGATCGGGCCATCCTTGCACAAATTTGGTCCCTGAAGACTCGCTCTGAAAGACAGAATTTGGGTAATAGACAAATAAACACGAGCAAATCAAGACATAAGGAAACACTGAGATCACAATTGTTCATGTAGTTTGGCAAATTTGCGACCGGGAAATCATACGATGCTGGCCGTGATGTTCAGCTGGAGACGTACGCCGCCAGATGCTGCACTCCCCGTGGGTCTAGGAACATCAAGCTCTCCTTGCAGGACGCGCTGCTGCCGCTACCGCCACCATTGTTGCCGCTGCCCGTACTGCACGCAGGAACATCGCACTTCGTCAGGGGCCTTTCCAGTGCGTATTCCTCCGACGTCGTTGGTGCTGTCTCTTCGTACAGAACACAGATGGAGCCGTTCTCTCCAATCCTATAGGACACTTCAGCTGGATCTATCCACATCGTTAACTCCGAAGGAAACAGACTGTGCAGGTACGTAGGCGGCAGTCCGACAGCTTTCCCAGCTTGCGCTACCACTGGGTCCATCTTGCCGTTGATACGTATGCAACGGTAACCAGATCCACGAGATGGTTTTTCGGGGAACCAATGCTCCTTGTATCGCATACGCAGAACTTCAGTAAGCGATGCTTTGAACATCTCCAGCTGAGTTTCGCTGAGACCATTATGATTCAGCCTCAGCAGATGGACCAGGAAATTTGCCGCAGAATGGATTTCAACCCGCATTATAACAATTTAGATGACGAAAAAACCGAAAGTTTATCGTTCGGTAAACTCAGTCTTCGTTGGCAGGACTTAGAACATCACCAAGCAAGTCTCACTCAAATCTCCGATATGCACACGAACATTCAACTGCAACCCAGACCGTCACGATTCAGACTAACTCCGCGACACTACTGTTAGCTTGGTATACCAacgagcgagagtcacgtgggcgCTGAGGTGGGGGAAAGCACGTCACACGCAGCGGCCAATCGGACGAAGCTTCGCCGGACGTATCCAATGAGCGCCTAGTAAACAAGTGCCAGGAGGCGAAGTAAGGGAATAAGGTTATAACAACACACCCTTGCAGAGAGAGACGAGTCGAGGCTGAAGAGGAGCGGAGCAGCTGGTTGCTGCCGCTTGCTTGCGTGATGATGAACGTGGCGCTTACGTCGTCGCAAATGGCGGCGCGTAATTTCCTTAATTCGAAGTCAGTGTCACTTGAAATGAGCAGTGAGTAAATAAAACTGTTAAAGAACACTTTTCCCTCAACTTTCCTAAACGCGATCAGTGTTTTAGCCATACTTCTTTTAAACCTTTAATATTAAAACTATTATGTGGCTCTCTAAACGTCTACAGGATACATATCGTTCAACCGGAGTTAATTGAAACTACATATTAAAGGGAATTTTGCTTGCCGTGAGCCTATTGGTAGTGCAATTATAACTTACGAAATGAATTAGGGACGTATTGTTAAGACTTATGTAGCTGTCTTTCTTACCGTGTAAGATCAAGTAATTTTCTAATAAAATCTTTTCGCTTTGTTTTCAACAGATAATTCTGCGCATTAAGTTTTTACCAATAGCAGATTGTAGACTTAAGAGATACGAAATGCAATTAATGACCCGCAAAACTCTTGCTATGTTTCGCAGCGCAAACATCTATCGTGCTTAACCTGAAATAGTGACTCTTTTGCGAATAACTTTCAGTATTAAGTGGTTGCCTGACTTGAATATAATATTGTACGCAGTTGCAGCTTAACCTCCTCGCATTTACGCTTTTCTCAGTTTGTCGATGCTTCTCTAATAAGTTTTCCGAAGTGGCTACACCTTTTGTGATGGTACATATTTGTCACCAGTTTCAAGTTACCAAACGATTAATCATCAGATGGTAAACAGTTGTTAGGATTTGTTTATAGCATTCGACGAGTCGTGTAGCTATGGCAAGACAGAAGAACGAAGAAACAAGTAAGCAATGCAATTTAGCAAAGTATCTGCAATAATTTACCTAATAATTTCGAACTGACTGCgttaatttatttaattcatgTAATTAATCATGATGCACAACTTTGGAGACCATACTTCGTTTTCCAGTTATGTTAATTTCACAGCACTACAGAAACTCTTCCATATAACTGTAAAGCATAACATTTTCTCCGAAGTGATTTGTGCACGAGGCTTAATCACACGGCTTCATATAAAAAGTAATGCCATAAAGTCGATGATACGCTAAACTTAATGCTTAACTTTTGTCTGGCCACTGTTATACCCACAATGCTATAAGCACTTGGTAATGAATTCCATCTGTGTCGCTAGGCGATTTTAAACCGGTAAGGATAAATACCAAACCGCAAAAAGCGACAAGTTGTAATCATTTCTAAAAACATTCagcacagtcgcagtgttccacaaccATTTACTTTTCGAAGACCTTTTGGCTGTGCTTGTGAAGAGCTAGAAATTTTCCTTTCCGTGTGACGTCGAGGACACCTTTACAGATATGTAAACGTCGCGGCCTGTTCCTTTGATATCGCGCGGAGATTTGACAACGCTGCCTtcagagatgggagggggaggactaCCAGCTAAGCCACCCAGCTGTTCGGGTAGGCTTGCGTGACGCTGTGGCTGGTTAGCGCGAACAAAGGAGTCGGACGAGTTTTATTTTTGGAGTAAAGTGTGTCCCTCTATGGCTTCTTTCCGGGCTCTATACTTGGCTAGCGGGCAGAAATTGTTTTACTAGCAACGGTACAATTATTAATGTTTTGAAAGCTTTATGTCGCACATCTCCCTCTCGATGTAAATATCGTGTGTGGCTACTTTGCGAAAAATAGCTCATGCAAATGATAATGATCGCTTTCGGCCACTAGTGAACACTTTATACTGATCCTTAGCTAAAGTTGTAGCAGATGCGAAATGATAATACTTACGCAGACGTTCATATTACTTTCAGGAACGTTTAATTTGTATCTCAGGGAGAGTTTTATTGAACCATCTATGAAGACATGTTTTAGAAATACTCATTTACAAAGAAACATAGTAACCGCTGTTACGATAGAAAGCAACAGAGCGGTTACCAAACTGA
It encodes the following:
- the LOC126183355 gene encoding protein BTG2-like, with protein sequence MRVEIHSAANFLVHLLRLNHNGLSETQLEMFKASLTEVLRMRYKEHWFPEKPSRGSGYRCIRINGKMDPVVAQAGKAVGLPPTYLHSLFPSELTMWIDPAEVSYRIGENGSICVLYEETAPTTSEEYALERPLTKCDVPACSTGSGNNGGGSGSSASCKESLMFLDPRGVQHLAAYVSS